A section of the Paralichthys olivaceus isolate ysfri-2021 chromosome 16, ASM2471397v2, whole genome shotgun sequence genome encodes:
- the uqcr11 gene encoding cytochrome b-c1 complex subunit 10, translating to MRSTSSNQTRYFLRARVAARQASGGNISDKMLSKVIGQKYVSIAKSWIPTLAIWGTAGGVALVHFTDWRLFLDYVPIINGKFKKDE from the exons ATGCGCAGTACGTCATCAAACCAAACTCGTTACTTCCTTCGAGCTCGTGTAGCCGCGCGTCAGGCGTCAGGAGGAAACATCTCAGACAAAATGTTGAGTAAAGTCATCGGTCAGAAGTACGTGTCCATCGCCAAGTCATG GATCCCCACTCTGGCTATATGGGGCACCGCTGGAGGTGTCGCTCTTGTCCACTTCACAGACTGGAGGTTGTTTTTGGATTATGTTCCCATCATCAACGGCAAATTCAAAAAGGATGAGTAA
- the mbd3a gene encoding methyl-CpG-binding domain protein 3a, with the protein MERKSIPVKCILNKPQIVRGLSGNLHTDVNASHSRAGRSLLTKVQRSRHKHHYETNHHIRSKPDLNTTLPVRQTASIFKQPVTKVTNHPNNKVKTDPQKAVDQPKQLFWERKLSGLNAFDIAEELVKTMDLPKGLQGVGPACSDKTLLSSIASALHTSPAPVTGQLTAAVEKNPGVWLNTAQPLCKAFVVTDDDIRKQEDLVQNVRRRLEEALMADMLAHIEDATADTAADKVEEKVEQVDNEES; encoded by the exons ATGGAGAGGAAAAG taTACCCGTTAAGTGCATTCTCAACAAGCCCCAGATAGTCCGTGGTCTGAGTGGAAACCTTCACACAGATGTGAATGCCAGCCACTCTCGAGCTGGAAGGTCTCTCCTGACCAAAGTGCAGCGCAGCAGGCACAAGCACCACTACGAAACCAACCATCATATCAGG TCCAAGCCTGATTTAAACACAACACTACCAGTTCGACAGACAGCATCCATCTTTAAACAGCCGGTGACCAAGGTAACAAATCACCCCAACAACAAGGTGAAGACAGACCCGCAGAAAGCTGTGGACCAACCCAAGCAA CTGTTCTGGGAAAGAAAGCTGAGCGGCTTAAATGCATTCGATATTGCGGAGGAACTGGTGAAAACTATGGATCTTCCCAAAGGTTTACAGG GTGTTGGGCCTGCATGTTCAGATAAAACACTGCTTTCTTCCATCGCCAGCGCGCTGCACACCAGCCCTGCACCCGTCACCGGACAGCTCACTGCTGCGGTGGAGAAAAATCCTGGAGTGTGGCTCAACACAGCGCAGCCTCTTTGTAAAGCCTTCGTAGTGACTGATGATGACATCAG GAAGCAGGAGGACCTGGTGCAGAATGTGAGGAGGCGGCTCGAGGAGGCTCTCATGGCTGACATGTTGGCTCATATAGAGGACGCCACTGCAGACACAGCAGCCGACAAAGTAGAAGAGAAGGTTGAGCAGGTGGACAATGAGGAATCATAG
- the LOC109645969 gene encoding RNA-binding protein MEX3B has protein sequence MPSPLFHPEIMDHDVVISSQHNGVGLPRETDQESREEDHQEALRFALDQLSLMALEKVDCGGGGVGLTDSLDGTPVPASEGCNGVGGGGYMDLQMLEHPGGSRDSPSSCSPSPEYYGSGGYHMTGSHPMLHGEQSSVLCSRKRSVNMTECVPVPSSEHVAEIVGRQGCKIKALRAKTNTYIKTPVRGEEPVFIVTGRREDVEMAKREIVSAAEHFSMIRASRCKTGAPGGGSSLPGPPHLPGQTTIQVRVPYRVVGLVVGPKGATIKRIQQQTHTYIVTPSREKDPVFEVTGMPENVDRAREEIETHITLRTGTFVDLQGDNDFHSNGTDVSLEGLGSLSGGLAASLWSRATNHHSAPPPPPPSPPAAVPMSMHHSNSRKVSSSAAYQAHNGGMNSESFSTSRKANEGGSPTSPFSTGSSSAGGGFTFGGDSTPGLPSSDELGFEFSASNIWAPFVNGGTGNKTGGSSQQQPLRRNSSGLSGGAITPRLSPTLPQDTGVGPLDHPLARRAQSDPLSTLSWLQSGSAGGGSFSGASSSSSGGSSTGYSSCSASSLPGGSPTDSEGGSSGVGLSSGILSRLKGGSGVAGLVGVGPGVNRDCFVCFESEVTAALVPCGHNLFCMECAGQICQSTEPECPVCHTPTTQCIRIFS, from the exons ATGCCTAGCCCTTTATTCCACCCCGAGATTATGGACCACGACGTGGTCATCAGCAGCCAGCACAATGGGGTCGGTCTGCCCCGAGAGACGGACCAGGAGTCCCGGGAGGAGGACCACCAAGAGGCGCTCCGCTTCGCCCTGGACCAGCTGTCACTCATGGCCCTGGAGAAAGTGGACTGTGGGGGCGGAGGTGTTGGGCTGACCGACTCTCTGGATGGGACCCCGGTTCCCGCTTCCGAGGGCTGCAACGGCGTCGGTGGAGGGGGGTACATGGACCTACAGATGCTGGAGCATCCCGGCGGGTCGCGGGACTCGCCCTCGTCTTGCTCCCCATCCCCGGAGTACTACGGCTCGGGCGGGTACCACATGACCGGCTCGCACCCCATGCTGCACGGGGAACAAAGCTCTGtcctctgcagcaggaaaaGAAGTGTCAACATGACCGAATGTGTGCCTGTGCCCAGCTCCGAGCATGTGGCTGAAATAGTAGGAAGACAAG GTTGTAAGATCAAGGCCTTGCGTGCCAAAACAAACACCTACATAAAGACTCCAGTGAGGGGCGAGGAGCCCGTCTTCATCGTGACAGGACGTAGAGAGGACGTGGAGATGGCCAAACGTGAAATTGTCTCTGCGGCCGAGCATTTCTCTATGATCCGGGCGTCCCGCTGCAAAACTGGCGCACCCGGAGGGGGAAGCTCTCTTCCTGGACCACCACATCTTCCTGGACAGACCACCATACAG GTGAGGGTGCCCTACAGAGTTGTTGGTTTAGTTGTTGGACCAAAGGGAGCAACTATCAAGCGCATCCAGCAGCAGACTCACACCTACATCGTGACACCCAGTCGAGAGAAAGACCCCGTGTTCGAGGTGACCGGGATGCCGGAAAATGTGGACCGAGCGAGAGAGGAGATCGAGACCCACATCACCCTGCGAACTGGAACCTTTGTCGACCTGCAGGGAGACAACGACTTCCACTCCAACGGCACTGATGTCAGCCTGGAAGGCCTGGGCTCCCTGAGCGGAGGGCTGGCGGCGTCTCTGTGGTCCAGGGCTACCAATCACCATTctgcccctcctccccctccaccctcccctcCTGCCGCTGTTCCCATGTCCATGCACCACTCCAACAGCCGAAAGGTGTCCTCCTCTGCCGCCTACCAAGCGCACAATGGCGGTATGAACTCGGAAAGCTTCAGCACCAGCAGGAAAGCCAACGAGGGAGGCAGTCCAACTAGTCCTTTTAGCACAGGCTCCAGCAGCGCTGGAGGAGGATTCACATTCGGGGGTGACTCCACCCCGGGGCTGCCCTCCTCAGATGAACTGGGCTTTGAGTTCAGTGCTTCCAACATCTGGGCGCCTTTTGTTAATGGTGGAACAGGCAATAAGACAGGTGGCTCctcccagcagcagcctctACGTCGCAACAGCAGTGGCCTCAGTGGCGGCGCCATCACTCCACGGTTGTCTCCAACTCTGCCTCAGGACACAGGTGTGGGCCCCCTGGATCACCCGCTGGCCCGTCGTGCACAAAGTGACCCCCTCAGCACTCTCTCCTGGCTCCAGTCAGGCAGCGCAGGAGGCGGCTCCTTCTCCGGAGCATCCAGCTCCAGCTCCGGGGGCTCGTCAACCGGTTACTCCTCTTGCTCGGCCTCCTCCCTGCCCGGCGGCTCTCCGACTGACTCCGAGGGAGGCAGTAGCGGCGTGGGCCTCAGCTCTGGGATCCTGAGTCGACTGAAAGGCGGCTCTGGGGTGGCGGGCCTGGTTGGCGTCGGCCCCGGGGTCAACAGGgactgctttgtgtgttttgagagCGAGGTGACGGCAGCCCTGGTGCCCTGCGGCCACAACCTGTTCTGCATGGAGTGTGCCGGGCAAATTTGCCAGTCAACTGAGCCGGAGTGCCCTGTCTGCCACACCCCCACTACACAGTGCATCCGCATCTTCTCCTAA